Proteins co-encoded in one Labilithrix sp. genomic window:
- a CDS encoding aldehyde dehydrogenase family protein: MTTNTLKSWEPATGDLLGEVAITPHEEVKKTIARAKKAQAAWAVLPVQERATRLLRFRDALVERASEVVDVISRECGKPRPEALAHEVMLAVDQLTYYCNNAAKILAPRELPLHLLKHKKSTLHYVPRGVVGIISPWNFPFVIPMADVFAALVTGSAAVVKPSEVTPLSVQKAKEIFDATGLPEDLFGVVHGKGDVGQALIEGGIQKLVFTGGVETGKRVAAACGANLVPCVIELGGKAPLLACSDCDVERTARAIVFGGFVNAGQVCISVERVYAHEAVHDQLVERVKTLTEELRQGDPTADDAIDVGAIIFGKQIEVAMLHIADAVKKGARVVTGGKRRPGPGMFFEPTVLAGCDHSMTVMTQEIFGPIVPIQRVASEDEAVRLANDSHLGLNAYVFTKDREKGRRLAQRIEAGSVVVNDVVSNYAAVEAPFGGVKQSGFGRVHGDDALRDMAETRHVFAGRFPDPQRDPLWFPYSTKVYRWQMRLLRAMYSRGGVVRRLRELF, from the coding sequence ATGACGACGAACACGCTGAAGAGCTGGGAGCCCGCGACGGGGGACCTCCTCGGCGAGGTCGCGATCACGCCGCACGAGGAGGTGAAGAAGACGATCGCGCGCGCGAAGAAGGCGCAGGCGGCGTGGGCGGTGCTCCCGGTGCAAGAGCGCGCGACGCGCCTCCTCCGCTTCCGCGACGCGCTCGTCGAGCGCGCGAGCGAGGTCGTCGACGTCATCAGCCGCGAGTGCGGCAAGCCCCGCCCCGAAGCGCTCGCGCACGAGGTGATGCTCGCGGTCGATCAGCTGACCTACTACTGCAACAACGCGGCGAAGATCCTCGCGCCGCGCGAGCTCCCGCTCCACCTCCTGAAGCACAAGAAGAGCACGCTCCACTACGTCCCGCGCGGCGTCGTCGGGATCATCTCGCCGTGGAACTTCCCCTTCGTCATCCCGATGGCGGACGTGTTCGCCGCGCTCGTCACCGGCTCCGCCGCGGTCGTGAAGCCGAGCGAGGTGACGCCGCTCTCGGTCCAGAAGGCGAAGGAGATCTTCGACGCGACCGGCCTCCCGGAGGACCTCTTCGGCGTCGTCCACGGCAAAGGCGACGTGGGGCAGGCCCTGATCGAAGGCGGCATCCAGAAGCTGGTGTTCACCGGCGGGGTGGAGACCGGCAAGCGCGTCGCGGCCGCGTGCGGCGCGAACCTCGTCCCGTGCGTGATCGAGCTCGGCGGCAAGGCACCGCTCCTCGCCTGCTCCGACTGCGACGTCGAGCGCACCGCGCGCGCGATCGTCTTCGGCGGCTTCGTCAACGCGGGGCAGGTGTGCATCTCGGTCGAACGCGTCTACGCCCACGAGGCGGTCCACGATCAGCTCGTCGAGCGCGTGAAGACCCTCACCGAGGAGCTCCGCCAGGGCGATCCCACCGCCGACGACGCGATCGACGTCGGCGCGATCATCTTCGGCAAGCAGATCGAAGTCGCGATGCTGCACATCGCCGACGCGGTGAAGAAGGGCGCGCGCGTCGTGACCGGCGGCAAGCGCCGCCCCGGTCCGGGCATGTTCTTCGAGCCGACCGTGCTCGCGGGCTGCGACCACTCGATGACGGTGATGACGCAGGAGATCTTCGGGCCGATCGTCCCGATCCAGCGCGTCGCCTCCGAGGACGAGGCGGTCCGCCTCGCGAACGACTCGCACCTCGGCCTGAACGCGTACGTCTTCACGAAGGACCGCGAGAAGGGGCGCCGCCTCGCGCAGCGGATCGAGGCCGGCAGCGTCGTCGTGAACGACGTGGTCAGCAACTACGCCGCGGTCGAGGCGCCGTTCGGCGGCGTGAAGCAGAGCGGCTTCGGCCGCGTCCACGGCGACGACGCGCTCCGCGACATGGCCGAGACGCGCCACGTGTTCGCCGGCCGCTTCCCCGACCCGCAGCGCGATCCGCTCTGGTTCCCCTACTCCACGAAGGTCTATCGCTGGCAGATGCGCCTCCTCCGCGCGATGTACTCGCGCGGCGGCGTCGTCCGGCGTCTCCGCGAGCTCTTCTAA
- the gloA gene encoding lactoylglutathione lyase — protein sequence MRMLHTMLRVGDLAASKKFYTECFGMKVLREKEYPDGKFTLCFIGYGEEDANTVIELTYNWGKDSYTLGDAFGHIAIGTNDITSAVEKVRALGYKVTREPGPMKHGSTVIAFVEDPTGYKIELIERS from the coding sequence ATGCGCATGCTCCACACGATGCTCCGGGTCGGCGACCTCGCGGCGTCGAAGAAGTTCTACACCGAGTGCTTCGGCATGAAGGTCCTCCGCGAGAAGGAGTACCCCGACGGCAAGTTCACGCTCTGCTTCATCGGCTACGGCGAGGAGGACGCGAACACCGTCATCGAGCTCACGTACAACTGGGGCAAGGACAGCTACACCCTCGGCGACGCGTTCGGGCACATCGCGATCGGCACGAACGACATCACGTCCGCGGTCGAGAAGGTGCGCGCGCTCGGCTACAAGGTGACGCGTGAGCCGGGGCCGATGAAGCATGGCTCCACCGTCATCGCGTTCGTCGAGGACCCGACCGGCTACAAGATCGAGCTCATCGAGCGGAGCTGA
- a CDS encoding MFS transporter, producing MTQRDEVGAPGSAWALAIAATLGMSVSYIDRQTLAAIAPSVTKALGIDNAHYGLLLSAFSLAYLVGAPAAGIVVDRIGARRGFAAAVLVWSIIAGLHAFAVSFGTLFVLRLLLGAAEAPSFPSAVQSIRRALPGARRPLAFGILFTGSSFGAIVAAKLAVGLDAAYGFRAAFVVTAAIGMLWLPLWFVVSKGFGLERGATHEARSSTPRAPLHHVLTSPPVLRAIVAIVGSAPAMMFVLNWTSKYLVDGWHVPKESIGNYLIAAPLLFDIGAIGFGAIAGRTKTHTNLFAIAMLLQASLALAPLAPSPAVAIALFAASACGGGGVYVLVTNDMLARVPIERTSVAGGMTAAAQSLAHVVFGPLVGWSIDRTHGYGVALVALGLAVPPTMLAFLSWPKIDPKIGDPA from the coding sequence ATGACGCAGCGAGACGAGGTGGGCGCGCCGGGGTCGGCGTGGGCGTTGGCCATCGCGGCGACGCTGGGGATGAGCGTCAGCTACATCGATCGGCAGACGCTCGCCGCCATTGCGCCGTCCGTGACGAAGGCGCTCGGGATCGACAACGCCCACTACGGGCTCCTGCTCTCGGCGTTCTCGCTCGCGTACCTCGTCGGGGCGCCGGCGGCGGGGATCGTCGTCGATCGGATCGGGGCACGACGCGGGTTCGCGGCGGCGGTGCTCGTGTGGTCGATCATCGCAGGGCTCCACGCCTTCGCGGTGTCGTTCGGCACGCTGTTCGTGCTGCGGCTCCTGCTCGGCGCGGCGGAGGCGCCGTCGTTCCCGTCCGCCGTGCAGTCGATCCGCCGGGCGCTGCCGGGCGCGCGGCGGCCGCTCGCGTTCGGCATCCTGTTCACTGGCAGCTCGTTCGGCGCGATCGTCGCGGCGAAGCTCGCGGTCGGCCTCGACGCGGCGTACGGCTTCCGCGCCGCGTTCGTGGTGACCGCGGCGATCGGCATGCTCTGGCTCCCGCTCTGGTTCGTCGTGTCCAAGGGCTTCGGCCTCGAGCGCGGCGCGACGCACGAGGCTCGTTCGAGCACACCACGCGCGCCGCTGCACCACGTCCTCACGAGCCCGCCCGTGCTCCGCGCCATCGTCGCGATCGTCGGCTCCGCGCCGGCGATGATGTTCGTCCTCAACTGGACGTCGAAGTACCTCGTCGACGGATGGCACGTGCCGAAAGAGTCGATCGGCAACTACCTCATCGCGGCACCGCTGCTCTTCGACATCGGCGCGATCGGCTTCGGCGCGATCGCGGGGCGAACGAAGACGCACACGAACCTCTTCGCGATCGCGATGCTGCTCCAGGCCTCGCTCGCCCTCGCGCCGCTCGCGCCGTCGCCCGCCGTCGCGATCGCGCTGTTCGCCGCGTCGGCGTGCGGCGGCGGCGGCGTCTACGTCCTCGTCACGAACGACATGCTCGCGCGCGTCCCGATCGAGCGCACCTCGGTCGCGGGCGGCATGACGGCGGCGGCGCAGTCGCTCGCGCACGTCGTGTTCGGGCCGCTCGTGGGCTGGAGCATCGATCGCACGCACGGCTACGGCGTCGCGCTCGTCGCGCTCGGGCTCGCGGTGCCGCCGACCATGCTCGCGTTCCTCTCCTGGCCCAAGATCGACCCCAAGATCGGCGACCCGGCGTAA
- a CDS encoding serine/threonine protein kinase produces the protein MADLLISDELSDEPSDFGSLRPGTRLGRYELLVPIARGGMARVWAARQHGQRGFQKLVAIKTILPHLADEPEFEHMFLDEARIASGVHHPNVCEIYELGEEKRTLYLAMEWVNGDSFSRALRISGKPEPVEVSIAARIIADACAGAHAAHELEDDNGRKLGVVHRDLSPHNILINADGFTKVCDFGVAKALGQIHEQTSAGQLKGKISYMSPEQVTGDPVDRRSDVFSLGCVLYEATTGRRPFRGEGDHNVMQAIVNGQFESPAAIVRGYPPELERIIARALASVPNRRFASAELMRYALEEFLAKGPLVTQGHVGQMVKTRLAELLERRRERIKQASSSAESWDPASVPPSRMPADHRSGVKPSQSSGRLEPLGVIGPTSSSTIPQAPSAIAQMALGETQEVDTHADTHAVVTDSSNAAVIEEAILSSLVPNVPSPLDPPLPPSELPPRSVLEARALTAPARDVPIPILSPLSAGPPPSFEGPPSLAPRPGPVLEPAPESPPPALGYYAMAMLVGLLFAVVIGGAGLFYWRSRQQVSPAPVAASASAPSSGPSASAPSASVPPLTAASPEVLFRVSPADAVLVVDGKELPRDRRALPRPPAGEVSSVVIHAKGFEDSSVQLDYFSAPAIDVVLQPTADAGATTTKKKPRPRDKDPSAIPDNPY, from the coding sequence GTGGCGGATCTGCTCATTTCGGATGAGCTGTCCGACGAGCCGTCCGATTTCGGCTCGTTACGACCCGGCACGCGCCTCGGTCGCTACGAGCTCCTCGTCCCGATCGCGCGCGGAGGCATGGCGCGGGTGTGGGCCGCGCGCCAGCACGGGCAGCGCGGCTTCCAGAAGCTCGTCGCGATCAAGACGATCCTCCCGCACCTCGCCGACGAGCCCGAGTTCGAGCACATGTTCCTCGACGAGGCGCGGATCGCGTCGGGCGTGCACCACCCGAACGTCTGCGAGATCTACGAGCTCGGCGAGGAGAAGCGCACGCTCTACCTCGCGATGGAGTGGGTGAACGGCGACTCGTTCTCGCGCGCGCTCCGCATCTCGGGCAAACCCGAGCCGGTCGAGGTCTCGATCGCCGCGCGCATCATCGCCGACGCGTGCGCCGGCGCGCACGCCGCGCACGAGCTCGAGGACGACAACGGTCGCAAGCTCGGCGTCGTCCATCGCGATCTGTCCCCGCACAACATCCTCATCAACGCCGACGGCTTCACGAAGGTCTGCGACTTCGGCGTCGCGAAGGCGCTCGGTCAGATCCACGAGCAGACGAGCGCGGGGCAGCTCAAAGGCAAGATCAGCTACATGTCGCCCGAGCAGGTGACGGGCGATCCGGTCGATCGCCGGAGCGACGTGTTCTCGCTCGGCTGCGTGCTCTACGAGGCGACGACGGGCCGGCGACCCTTCCGCGGCGAGGGCGATCACAACGTGATGCAGGCGATCGTGAACGGCCAGTTCGAGTCGCCGGCCGCGATCGTCCGCGGGTACCCGCCGGAGCTCGAGCGCATCATCGCGCGCGCGCTCGCGAGCGTGCCGAACCGTCGCTTCGCCTCGGCGGAGCTGATGCGCTACGCGCTCGAGGAGTTCCTCGCGAAGGGGCCGCTCGTGACGCAGGGGCACGTCGGGCAGATGGTGAAGACGCGGCTCGCGGAGCTGCTCGAGCGCCGCCGCGAGCGCATCAAGCAGGCGTCCTCCAGCGCCGAGAGCTGGGACCCCGCGTCGGTCCCGCCGTCGCGCATGCCGGCCGATCACCGCTCCGGCGTGAAGCCGTCGCAGAGCAGCGGCCGGCTCGAGCCGCTCGGCGTGATCGGCCCGACGAGCTCGTCGACGATCCCGCAAGCCCCCTCCGCGATCGCGCAGATGGCGCTCGGCGAGACGCAGGAGGTCGACACCCACGCCGACACGCACGCCGTCGTCACCGACAGCTCGAACGCGGCCGTGATCGAAGAGGCGATCCTCTCGTCGCTCGTCCCGAACGTCCCGAGCCCGCTCGATCCGCCGCTGCCTCCGAGCGAGCTGCCGCCGCGCTCCGTCCTCGAGGCGCGGGCGCTCACCGCGCCGGCGCGCGACGTCCCGATCCCGATCCTCTCGCCGCTCTCGGCGGGTCCGCCGCCGTCGTTCGAGGGGCCGCCGAGCCTCGCGCCGCGTCCGGGTCCGGTCCTGGAGCCCGCGCCGGAGTCGCCGCCGCCCGCGCTCGGGTACTACGCGATGGCGATGCTCGTCGGCCTGCTCTTCGCGGTCGTGATCGGCGGCGCGGGCCTCTTCTACTGGCGCTCGCGGCAGCAGGTCTCTCCGGCGCCGGTCGCGGCCTCGGCTTCGGCTCCGTCGTCGGGCCCGAGCGCGTCCGCCCCGAGCGCGTCCGTCCCGCCGCTCACCGCCGCGTCGCCGGAGGTCCTCTTCCGCGTCTCGCCGGCCGACGCGGTGCTCGTCGTCGACGGCAAGGAGCTCCCGCGCGATCGCCGCGCGCTCCCGCGGCCGCCGGCGGGGGAGGTGAGCAGCGTCGTCATCCACGCGAAGGGCTTCGAGGACTCGAGCGTCCAGCTCGACTACTTCAGCGCGCCCGCGATCGACGTCGTCCTCCAGCCGACCGCCGACGCCGGCGCCACGACGACGAAGAAGAAGCCGCGGCCGCGCGACAAGGACCCCTCCGCGATCCCCGACAACCCATACTGA